TGCGCCGCTTTCGGAACCTCGAACGCCCCCGGCACCCAGGCGACGTCGGTCGCTTCTTCCTCCACCCCGGAGCGGCGCAATCGGTCGAGGGCGCCGTCGAGGAGCCTTCCCGTGATCAAGTCGTTGAACCGGGAGACGACGATCCCGACCCGCAACCCCGCTCCGATGAGACTTCCTTCGTATACCTTTCCCATCCTGACCTCCTTACACGTGCTTCAACTGGTGGCCGAGCTTCTCCTTCTTCGTCCGTAAGTAATCCCGATTGTGCTCGTTCGGCGGGATCTCGATCGGGATCTGCTCCACGATCTTCAGCCCGTAGCCGGCGAGGCCGATCACCTTCTTCGGGTTGTTGGTGAGGAGGCGGATCGTGGAAAGCCCGAGGTCGGCGAGGATCTGCGCCCCGATCCCGTAGTCGCGCAGGTCGGCCGGGAACCCGAGCCGCTCGTTCGCCTCCACCGTGTCCAGCCCTTGGTCCTGGAGCCGATAGGCGCAGACCTTGTTCTTCAATCCGATCCCTCGCCCCTCCTGGCGCATGTACACGATCACCCCGCGCCCCTCGGCCTCGATCAGCTCCATCGCCCGGTGGAGCTGGTCACCGCAGTCGCAGCGCAGCGACCCGAACACGTCCCCGGTCAGGCATTCGGAATGCACCCGCACCAGGACGTTCTCCGCCCCGGCGACCTCCCCCTTCACCAGTGCGACGTGCTCCTTGTCGTCGAGCGGGCTTGCGTAGCTGACGATGCGGAAGTGTCCGTACTTGGTGGGGAGGTCCGCCTCGGCGACCCGAGTCACCAATTTCTCCGTGCGCTTGCGATGGGCGATCAAATCGGAGATCTTGACGATCCCGAGGTCGTGTTCTTTCGCGAGCCGCTCGAGCTCGGGGAGACGGGCCATCGATCCGTCCTCGTTCATGATCTCACAGATGACCCCGGCCGGTTTCAGCCCGGCGAGGCGGGCGAGATCGACCGCGGCCTCGGTGTGCCCGGCACGGCGAAGGACCCCGCCGGGGCGGGCGACAATTGGGAACACGTGCCCGGGCCGGGCGAGGTCATCCGGCGTGGAGTTTTCGTCGATCAGGACTTGAATCGTGTGTGCCCGGTCGTAGGCGGAGATCCCGGTCGTCACCCCTCTTGCCGCGTCGACCGATACGGTGAAGTTCGTCCCGTGCAGCGCGGTGTTCTCCGGGGCCATTGGGGTCAGGTTGAGGGCCTTCGCCCTCTCCTCGGTGATCGGGACGCAGATCAGTCCCCGTGCCACCCGGGCCATGAAGTTGATCGCCTCCGGGGTGGCGTGCTCGGCCGCGATCACGAGGTCGCCCTCGTTCTCCCGGTCCTCATCATCCACGATGATGAGCATCCTCCCGGCCTTGATCCTCTCGATCGCCTCTTCAATCGTGATGAACATTCAGCATCCTCTCCACGTATTTCCCCAGGATATCGAACTCCAGGTTCACCGCATCCCCGGGGTGACGGTCGCGCAGGTTCGTGTTCTCATACGTTTCCGGAATCACCGCGCAGACGAACCGCGCCGCCGTGACCCCGAACGCGGTCAGGCTGATCCCGTCGACCGCGATCGACCCCTTCTCCACCAGATAACGCGCGTACTCCGGCGGGTAGCCGAACACGAATTCCCATCCGGTCTCCCGTCGCACCATCTTCTCCACCCGCCCGATCGCGTCTACGTGTCCGAGGACGATGTGCCCATCGAGCCCGTCCTCCGGCCGGAGCGGGAGCTCCAGGTTCACCCGCGTCCCCGGACGGAGCTTCCCCAGGGTGGTGCGGACCGCCGTCTCACCGGATACGTCCGCGGTAAATCGCCTCCCGGTGAGGGCCCGCACCGTGAGGCAAACCCCATTCACCGCTACGCTTCCCCCCGGCCTGAGACGGGGGGCGATCCCCTCGGGGACATCCACCGTGATCGCTCCCGCTCCCGCGGCAACGACGGTCCCCACTTCACAAGTGATTCCTGTAAACATCGGTATTTTCGAGTTTAGCGGAACGGTTTTCCATTATCAACGAATTCGTCTTGGTGCGCCGCGACAAGCATTGACAAACTTTCCCATCCGGGCTATTATTTAGCAAACAACATGTGAGAGTGCTAACGATGGCGAGTGAGGAGCTTTCCGAGAGGCGTAGGCTGATTTTGAAGGAGATCGTGGACCGGTATATTCGGTTCCGCGAGCCCGTATCCTCGCGTATGATCCTCGAGGATTACGGGCTGCGGGTCAGTTCCGCCACGGTGCGGAACGAGATGAACGCCCTCGAGACGGCGGGATACATCGAGAAGCCCTACTCCTCCTCCGGGCGGATCCCGACGAAGAAGGGATACCGGTTCTTCGTCGATTGGCTCCTCGACCTGTCCGAGCTCAGTAAGAAGGAGCGACGGGAGATAGTGGAGGCCTATCAGATCCGCTGTCTGGAGGTGGGGGAGACGATGCGCCAGACCGCGTTCCTCCTTGGGAACATCACCGGTTACGCGGGATTTGTCATCCCGCCGCAGTGGGCGCGGATGCGCCTCGACCGGGTGGTCCTCGTCCCGATGGAGCCGCGGTTGGTCCTGCTCGTTGTCGTCTCCGAGATCGGGGTGGTCGAACACGGGCTGATCCCGCTCGAGTTCGACCTGACCGAGGAGGAGGTGGCACGGGCGATGGAGGCGATCAACGACACCCTGCGCGGAATGACCCTGGACGCGGTGCGCGCCGCGGCCGGGCGCGACGCCCCGGAGGGCTGGTACGACCGTTCGGTCCGGGTCGCCCTC
The Candidatus Bipolaricaulota bacterium genome window above contains:
- a CDS encoding riboflavin synthase, coding for MFTGITCEVGTVVAAGAGAITVDVPEGIAPRLRPGGSVAVNGVCLTVRALTGRRFTADVSGETAVRTTLGKLRPGTRVNLELPLRPEDGLDGHIVLGHVDAIGRVEKMVRRETGWEFVFGYPPEYARYLVEKGSIAVDGISLTAFGVTAARFVCAVIPETYENTNLRDRHPGDAVNLEFDILGKYVERMLNVHHD
- a CDS encoding bifunctional 3,4-dihydroxy-2-butanone-4-phosphate synthase/GTP cyclohydrolase II, giving the protein MFITIEEAIERIKAGRMLIIVDDEDRENEGDLVIAAEHATPEAINFMARVARGLICVPITEERAKALNLTPMAPENTALHGTNFTVSVDAARGVTTGISAYDRAHTIQVLIDENSTPDDLARPGHVFPIVARPGGVLRRAGHTEAAVDLARLAGLKPAGVICEIMNEDGSMARLPELERLAKEHDLGIVKISDLIAHRKRTEKLVTRVAEADLPTKYGHFRIVSYASPLDDKEHVALVKGEVAGAENVLVRVHSECLTGDVFGSLRCDCGDQLHRAMELIEAEGRGVIVYMRQEGRGIGLKNKVCAYRLQDQGLDTVEANERLGFPADLRDYGIGAQILADLGLSTIRLLTNNPKKVIGLAGYGLKIVEQIPIEIPPNEHNRDYLRTKKEKLGHQLKHV
- the hrcA gene encoding heat-inducible transcription repressor HrcA, encoding MDRYIRFREPVSSRMILEDYGLRVSSATVRNEMNALETAGYIEKPYSSSGRIPTKKGYRFFVDWLLDLSELSKKERREIVEAYQIRCLEVGETMRQTAFLLGNITGYAGFVIPPQWARMRLDRVVLVPMEPRLVLLVVVSEIGVVEHGLIPLEFDLTEEEVARAMEAINDTLRGMTLDAVRAAAGRDAPEGWYDRSVRVALLVMRRLLERRTRERLYLEGLLNMVDDLRAVVPDQALDRFVGLIHAVQDEERFIAAVRETRGERDGLVVNVGDFPLPGLEEFSVITHDYRPYSGVIGVIAPLWMDYSRALSATSYIANRLEALLVASCKRTVGGRDDGR